A genomic window from Triticum urartu cultivar G1812 chromosome 7, Tu2.1, whole genome shotgun sequence includes:
- the LOC125519015 gene encoding uncharacterized protein LOC125519015 — protein sequence MKLLVICILHHLNSVSKHGQIQLSKHLKHGQIHISPKFSCFREVYNFCGLLIHFFNQELSILHPFNSIDGGTGGAAAAQGATPYSTILEYSWCKSTSLIFRFRSISHNQSIFQEVPAANAVADISSRCSRQQQQQVRADSIGRAAAAAVGGGRRQRQVADGWQRQQQVPPPGKTRVALPAEVRERGAAAGIAAGTRNLRRRGGRRGGGARRGGRLGGAAAVGVGLLGGWIGRRKKEEEAEGGLICNSLKRRRGFFAKLELN from the exons ATGAAACTTCTTGTAATATGCATATTACATCATTTAAATTCAGTGTCAAAACATGGCCAAATTCAGTTGTCAAAACACCTCAAACATGGCCAAATTCATATCAGTCCAAAATTTTCATGTTTCAGAGAAGTTTACAATTTTTGTGGCCTCTTGATACATTTTTTTAATCAAGAACTGTCAATTTTACATCCATTTAACTCCATTGATGGTGGAACaggaggagcagcagcagcacaAGGAGCAACTCCTTACAGTACAATTTTGGAGTACTCTTGGTGTAAATCAACTTCACTAATTTTCAG GTTCAGATCAATCAGCCACAATCAGTCCATTTTTCAGGAAGTACCTGCAGCCAATGCAGTCGCCGACATCAGCAGCAGATGCAGTCGCCAACAGCAGCAACAGGTCCGCGCGGACTCGATCGGGCGGGCTGCAGCGGCAGCAGTAGGTGGCGGGCGACGGCAGCGGCAGGTGGCGGACGGATGGCAGCGGCAGCAACAGGTCCCGCCACCTGGGAAGACCCGCGTGGCCCTGCCTGCCGAAGTCAGGGAGAGGGGAGCGGCGGCTGGGATTGCCGCAGGCACGAGGAACCTGCGCCGGCGAGGagggcgacgaggaggaggcgcccGTCGAGGTGGTCGCCTTGGAGGAGCAGCTGCAGTCGGGGTCGGGCTCCTTGGTGGATGGATCGGGCGACGGAAGAAGGAGGAAGAAGCTGAGGGGGGGCTGATTTGCAACAGTTTAAAACGTAGAAGAGGTTTTTTTGCAAAATTAGAGTTGAACTAA
- the LOC125520826 gene encoding 6-phosphogluconate dehydrogenase, decarboxylating 1-like, which produces MALTRIGLAGLAVMGQNLALNIAEKGFPISVYNRTTSKVDETVQRTKLEGNLPLYGFHDPASFVNSIQKPRVVIMLVKAGAPVDQTIATLAAHLEQGDCIVDGGNEWYENTERREKAMEERGLLYLGMGVSGGEEGARHGPSMMPGGSLEAYQYIEDILLKVSAQVPDSGPCVTYIGKGGSGNFVKMVHNGIEYGDMQLIAEAYDVLKSVGKLTNGELQQVFAEWNKGELLSFLVEITADIFSIKDDQGEGYLVDKVLDKTGMKGTGKWIVQQAAELSVAAPTIEASLDSRFLSGLKDERVAASKIFQGDYSSGETVDKAQLIEDVRKALYASKICSYAQGMNIIKAKSTEKGWGLNLGELARIWKGGCIIRASFLDRIKKAYDRNGELANLLIDPEFAQEIMDRQAAWRRVVCLAINNGVSTPGMSTSLAYFDSYRRDRLPANLVQAQRDYFGAHTYERVDMPGSFHTEWYKIANSKI; this is translated from the coding sequence ATGGCTCTCACCAGAATTGGTCTTGCTGGCCTCGCCGTCATGGGCCAGAACCTCGCCCTCAACATTGCGGAGAAAGGGTTCCCCATCTCTGTCTACAACAGGACCACCTCCAAGGTCGATGAGACTGTTCAGCGCACCAAGCTAGAAGGAAACCTTCCTCTCTACGGTTTCCATGACCCTGCATCCTTCGTCAACTCCATTCAGAAGCCACGTGTCGTCATCATGCTTGTCAAGGCCGGTGCTCCTGTTGACCAGACCATCGCAACGCTCGCAGCACACCTGGAGCAGGGCGACTGCATCGTTGATGGAGGAAACGAGTGGTACGAGAACACGGAAAGGAGGGAGAAGGCGATGGAGGAGCGTGGACTCCTCTACCTCGGGATGGGTGTTTCCGGAGGAGAGGAGGGTGCCCGCCATGGCCCCTCCATGATGCCTGGAGGCTCATTGGAGGCATACCAGTACATTGAAGACATTCTTCTCAAGGTGTCTGCTCAGGTCCCTGACAGCGGCCCGTGCGTCACATACATTGGGAAGGGTGGATCCGGAAACTTTGTCAAGATGGTTCACAATGGCATTGAGTACGGTGACATGCAACTCATTGCTGAGGCGTACGACGTTCTCAAGTCGGTTGGGAAGCTCACAAACGGTGAGCTGCAGCAGGTTTTCGCCGAGTGGAACAAGGGTGAACTCCTCAGTTTCTTGGTTGAGATCACTGCTGATATCTTCAGCATCAAGGATGACCAGGGTGAGGGCTACTTGGTCGACAAGGTCCTGGACAAGACCGGGATGAAGGGAACCGGGAAGTGGATAGTGCAGCAAGCTGCTGAGCTCTCTGTGGCTGCTCCTACCATTGAGGCGTCCTTGGATTCCAGGTTCCTCAGCGGACTCAAGGATGAGCGTGTCGCGGCTTCCAAGATCTTCCAGGGTGACTACTCCAGTGGTGAAACTGTCGACAAGGCACAGCTGATCGAGGATGTGAGGAAGGCCCTCTACGCCTCCAAGATCTGCAGCTACGCCCAAGGCATGAACATCATCAAGGCCAAGAGCACGGAGAAGGGATGGGGCCTCAACCTCGGCGAGCTGGCCAGGATCTGGAAGGGCGGGTGCATCATCCGCGCCAGCTTCCTGGACCGCATCAAGAAGGCGTATGACAGGAACGGTGAGCTCGCCAACCTCCTCATCGACCCCGAGTTCGCGCAGGAGATCATGGACAGGCAAGCTGCATGGAGGAGGGTTGTCTGCCTCGCCATCAACAACGGCGTCAGCACCCCTGGCATGTCCACGAGTCTGGCCTACTTCGACTCCTACCGGAGGGACAGGCTCCCTGCCAACCTCGTCCAGGCCCAGAGGGACTACTTCGGGGCGCACACCTACGAGAGGGTTGACATGCCGGGCTCCTTCCACACCGAGTGGTACAAGATTGCCAACTCAAAGATCTAA